From a region of the Etheostoma cragini isolate CJK2018 chromosome 20, CSU_Ecrag_1.0, whole genome shotgun sequence genome:
- the LOC117936110 gene encoding serine/threonine-protein kinase Nek9, producing MSLGDYERHFDSLNSDLCDGSVVSERSASSTYNGEEEKLHYIPIRILGRGAFGEATLYRRTEDNSLVVWKEVELNSLSEKERRDVMNEISILSILEHNNIIAYFNHFMDKNTLLIELEYCNGGNLYDKINHQNGKLFSEEVVIWYLYQIASAVAHIHKAGILHRDIKTLNIFLTKTDLIKLGDYGLAKKLDSEFSMAETCVGTPYYMSPELCQGSKYNFKSDIWALGCVIFEVLALTRTFDATNPLNLCVKIVQGNWTMEVNSDVYSPALIKLVYECLDQDPEKRPTSEQILDQPFISRCRQELEERVSLLNSAMKKPKLNTVTDSSVAVVTTRSRDVYSWGGGKFTPQKMDMFKGGSSAQHVCAGESHFAVVTVEKELYTWANVQGGAKMVGQLGQGDQASYRQPKRVEKLQGTTIRQVACGADFTACVTDEDQMYMFGSDYYGCIGVEGSLGMEVLEPVLLEFFEDRPVRQVSCGDNHVVVLTRDGDIYSWGCGEYGRLGLECEDDSSSPMQVEIPKGASISSVSCGSDGTFFLTETGKVLACGNNEFNKLGLNQGFSGLKNHPGESYQGIPYITTLTLVKQLSRFKIQTIAPGKTHTAAIDVRGRLITFGCNKYGQLGVKDFKKHQGVQLLLGPFGGKIVTKVSCGDGFTITATEDNQIFAWGNAGNGRLGMPADKGFGSEVCPAMPRPIFGSLHHVPDLSCRGWHTIIIMEKVLNSKTIRSNSSGLSSCCGLGHEASTSTLDMDIEPGSETECRDRGLGGTLEDNTEECLMETPMMSLASQTGDSSCPLWLRKELENAEFIPLPEGSEASTPDHLSSISESVTLPYEELKELKAAAAAVSVKKGLSTKRMSCGQVNGLEEADVCKKGESNACCKASSEVTQLRETVSSQEMRIQSLEKQVKEQQKENERLWAAINRSTLRQAECDNNGNHQSDARMPGDGGERGGGFTNHAGRSAGASV from the exons GACAACTCTTTGGTGGTATGGAAGGAGGTGGAGCTGAACTCGCTCTCTGAAAAGGAGCGAAGAGATGTCATGAACGAAATCAGCATCCTCTCCATCCTGGAGCACAACAACATCATAGCCTACTTCAATCACTTCATGGATAAAAACACCTTGCTCATTGAGTTGGAGTATTGTAAtg GAGGAAATCTGTACGATAAAATCAACCACCAGAACGGGAAACTTTTCAGTGAAGAG GTGGTCATATGGTACCTGTACCAAATTGCCTCAGCAGTTGCCCACATTCACAAGGCCGGGATCTTACACAG AGATATCAAAACTCTGAACATTTTCCTGACTAAGACTGACCTCATCAAGCTGGGCGACTATGGCCTTGCAAAGAAGCTAGACTCTGAGTTTTCAATGGCAGAGACT TGTGTGGGAACTCCATATTACATGTCACCTGAATTGTGCCAGGGATCAAAGTACAACTTCAAATCAGACATCTGGGCCCTGGGTTGTGTAATTTTTGAAGTCTTGGCTCTAACAAGAACATTTGATGCAACG AACCCTCTGAACCTCTGTGTGAAAATAGTCCAGGGCAACTGGACTATGGAAGTGAACTCTGATGTTTATTCACCTGCATTGATCAAACTGGTGTACGAGTGCCTCGATCAA GATCCCGAAAAGAGGCCTACATCTGAGCAGATTCTGGACCAGCCGTTCATCTCCCGCTGCAGACA GGAGCTTGAAGAGCGAGTTTCCCTGCTGAATTCAGCAATGAAAAAACCAAA GCTGAATACAGTAACTGACAGCTCTGTTGCTGTGGTGACCACACGCTCGAGGGATGTGTACTCCTGGGGCGGAGGGAAGTTCACCCCTCAGAAAATGGACATGTTTAAAGGAGGCAGCAGTGCCCAACATGTGTGTGCAGGGGAAAGTCACTTTGCAGTAGTGACCGTGGAAAAGGAGCTGTATACCTGGGCT AATGTCCAAGGTGGAGCCAAGATGGTTGGCCAGCTGGGACAGGGGGACCAGGCCTCGTACCGACAGCCAAAGAGGGTGGAGAAGTTACAGGGAACAACCATCCGGCAGGTGGCATGTGGGGCTGACTTCACTGCCTGTGTCACCG ATGAGGACCAGATGTACATGTTTGGGTCAGACTATTACGGCTGCATTGGAGTGGAGGGTAGCCTCGGCATGGAGGTTTTGGAGCCAGTGCTTTTGGAGTTTTTCGAGGATCGGCCTGTCCGTCAGGTTTCGTGTGGAGACAACCATGTGGTGGTCTTGACCCGGGATGGGGACATCTACTCCTGGGGCTGTGGAGAGTATG GTCGTCTTGGTCTGGAATGCGAGGATGACTCCTCTTCTCCGATGCAA GTGGAGATCCCTAAAGGCGCTAGCATCTCCTCAGTGTCATGTGGCAGCGATGgaactttctttttaacagaAACTGGCAAAGTCCTAGCATGTGGAAACAATGAATTCAACAAGCTTGGTCTGAACCAGGGATTCTCTGGTCTCAAAAACCACCCTGGAGAG AGTTACCAGGGGATCCCATACATCACCACATTGACCTTGGTAAAGCAGCTGTCACGGTTCAAGATTCAGACCATAGCTCCAGGGAAGACCCACACAGCTGCCATTGATG TACGTGGTCGCTTGATCACCTTTGGTTGCAACAAGTACGGACAGCTGGGTGTGAAggactttaaaaaacatcaggGTGTCCAACTCCTTCTTGGACCCTTTGGAGGAAAGATAGTGACCAAAGTGTCTTGTGGAGACGGCTTCACCATTACAGCCACTGAAG ACAATCAGATTTTTGCATGGGGAAACGCAGGAAATGGGCGACTTGGTATGCCAGCTGATAAGGGATTTGGTTCAGAGGTATGCCCTGCCATGCCAAGGCCCATCTTTGGTTCCCTCCACCATGTACCGGACCTCTCTTGCCGTGGTTGGCACACTATTATAATAATGG AGAAAGTGCTCAACTCCAAGACTATTCGCTCTAACAGCAGTGGACTGTCATCTTGTTGTG GACTTGGCCATGAGGCATCTACATCCACACTGGACATGGACATAGAACCTGGTTCAGAGACAGAGTGTCGTGACAGGGGTCTTGGGGGTACACTGGAGGATAATACAGAGGAGTGCCTCATGGAGACCCCGATGATGTCACTGGCAAGTCAGACTGGGGACAGCTCCTGCCCTCTCTGGCTTAGAAAG GAGCTTGAGAACGCAGAGTTCATCCCGTTGCCAGAAGGCTCTGAGGCATCCACTCCTGACCATCTCTCTTCTATCTCTGAAAGCGTCACTCTACCTTATGAAGAGCTGAAAGAGCTAAAGGCTGCGGCAGCAGCAGTCAGCGTTAAGAAAGGCCTATCG ACTAAACGAATGAGCTGCGGTCAAGTCAATGGACTGGAGGAGGCTGACGTCTGCAAAAAAGGAGAATCGAACGCATGCTGCAAAGCAAGTAGCGAAGTCACACAG CTGCGAGAGACGGTCTCAAGTCAAGAGATGAGGATCCAGAGCCTCGAGAAGCAG GTCAAGGAGCAGCAAAAGGAGAATGAAAGGCTCTGGGCAGCGATTAATCGTTCAACGCTACGCCAAGCAGAATGTGACAACAATGGAAACCACCAGTCAGATGCCCGTATGCCTGGTGacggaggagaaagaggaggtggaTTTACAAACCATGCGGGTCGATCTGCAGGGGCCAGTGTGTGA
- the LOC117936113 gene encoding uncharacterized protein LOC117936113: MSMYPQRRHSPQGQPIIGGKRQDIVFTQAQHGVVPGRREDGVDQPFPNKPVSHRRPLNPRKQESLDLYDFKKITITKQPRGLLSTQEYHSYDTRKTTGSQQSRKDSHPVPRGELQMDRAIHAKQLMLQDKLRRVEEKIRQKNQKDAAASEYQNKEEQRHNKGQAERGNTQILTRLAEQKKIEPERKREMTIQERRQEDVKQLMNRQDQRNEDRRRNTHEEDGSRWKIRDKEDAQSSQGHRKGHKDTHQITAHVQKVSGELNISRWENVNEHTRRRTGGEGKDNGVWGETGVKSQDGKQKAKEREQNTTSIADKGLTRESKYRERTCEEVYGSDDEQDTPQINQQKTSYKVATENHKGAGLKLSVGRLLPPVSHPSHSSRPEQEELRQEVSTGTGLQLLPCKICNRKFSSERLQKHMQICKKVQQSQRQVFNSYANRTKGSAIEQFWKTHSKSPENPRQNHMANTRNLHEGRLPAGTLQHKRPK, translated from the exons ATGAGCATGTACCCACAAAGAAGACACAGTCCTCAAGGGCAGCCCATTATTGGAGGAAAAAGGCAAGACATTGTCTTTACTCAAGCACAACATGGTGTTGTACCTGGTAGGAGAGAAGATGGAGTAGACCAGCCATTTCCAAACAAGCCTGTTAGCCACAGAAGACCTCTCAACCCCCGGAAACAAGAATCACTTGATCTGTATGATTTTAAGAAAATCACAATTACAAAACAACCAAGAGGCCTTTTGTCGACCCAAGAGTACCATTCATATGACACCAGAAAGACCACGGGATCCCAGCAATCAAGAAAAGACTCGCACCCAGTGCCCAGGGGAGAACTGCAGATGGACAGAGCAATTCATGCAAAACAGCTCATGTTGCAGGATAAGCTGCGGCGTGTTGaggaaaaaataagacaaaaaaatcagaaaGATGCTGCTGCAAGTGAGTACCAAAATAAGGAGGAGCAGAGGCACAACAAGGGACAAGCAGAGAGGGGAAACACTCAGATATTAACCAGGCTGGCTGAGCAGAAGAAGATAGAACCAGAAAGAAAACGTGAAATGACGATACAAGAAAGAAGACAGGAGGATGTCAAACAACTTATGAACAGGCAAGATCAGAGGAACGAGGACAGAAGAAGGAATACACATGAAGAAGACGGGTCCAGGTGGAAAATAAGAGACAAAGAAGACGCACAGAGTTCCCAGGGGCATAGAAAAGGCCATAAAGATACTCATCAGATCACAGCTCATGTGCAAAAAGTGAGCGGAGAGCTTAACATTTCTAGATGGGAAAATGTGAACGAGCATACCAGAAGAAGAACAGGAGGGGAGGGAAAAGATAATGGCGTTTGGGGAGAGACAGGTGTAAAGTCACAGGACGgaaaacagaaagcaaaagaaagagaacaaaataCAACCTCCATAGCCGATAAAGGTTTGACAAGAGAAAGCAAATATAGGGAAAGAACATGTGAGGAGGTGTATGGTTCAGACGATGAACAAGACACGCCTCAGATTAATCAACAGAAAACATCTTATAAAGTTGCTACAGAAAACCACAAAGGTGCAGGACTTAAACTGTCTGTGGGGCGTCTGCTTCCACCAGTTTCTCATCCTTCTCATTCCAGCAGACCGGAGCAGGAGGAACTCAGACAGGAAGTTAGCACAGGCACTGGCCTCCAGCTCCTTCCTTGCAAAATCTGCAACAGAAAGTTTTCAAGCGAAAGATTACAGAAGCACATGCAAATCTGTAAAAAAGTGCAACAATCACAGCGTCAAGTCTTCAACTCCTACGCTAATAGGACCAAGGGATCCGCCATCGAGCAGTTCTGGAAAACCCACAGCAAGAGCCCAGAG aACCCGAGACAGAACCACATGGCAAACACAAGGAATCTGCACGAGGGTCGACTCCCAGCTGGGACCTTACAACATAAACGGCCCAAGTGA
- the acyp1 gene encoding acylphosphatase-1, with protein sequence MANEDLISVDYEIFGRVQGVFFRKYTQAEGKKLGLVGWVQNTGAGTVQGQLQGPRCKVKEMQVWLKSTGSPKSHITKAEFKNEKTVNSLEYSTFNIVK encoded by the exons ATGGCCAACGAAGATCTAATTTCAGTGGATTATGAAATTTTTGGAAGAGTGCAAGGTGTATTTTTTCGAAAATACACTCAA GCAGAGGGGAAGAAGCTTGGTCTGGTGGGATGGGTCCAAAACACAGGCGCAGGAACTGTTCAGGGGCAGCTACAAGGCCCACGCTGCAAGGTGAAAGAAATGCAAGTATGGCTGAAATCCACCGGGAGCCCCAAATCACACATAACCAAGGCAGAGTTCAAGAACGAGAAAACGGTCAATAGCCTAGAATACTCAACTTTTAACATAGTAAAATGA
- the mlh3 gene encoding DNA mismatch repair protein Mlh3, which yields MIKCLTKEVQGKLRSGVAIPSLQQCLEELILNSIDAQATCVGVRMDMEAYKVQVIDNGAGINAEDMELVGNRYHTSKCSSVEDLDNLRWYGFRGEALASLVSLATLVEISSRTRSSVKTHVKIFKDGKGMDVFEADTARPSAGTTVVICNFLHNMPVRRKRMDAVLEGERIRHRVEAISLMHPSVSFTLKNDCTGAMMVQLPKARNTYHRFIQMHSLGRGQKLGEISYTHGQFEVTGYIGKEGHYNNSLQFLYVNDRLLLKTRMHKLLNFLLRRLSSSNQKNGSPDGQSTIRSPKHKRSQELHGVYIINIKCSYSEYDICLEPAKTLIEFKDWDRILLCIEEAVKAFMSRENLVAELSQEDLDYLPPELFGTHNTDSGNGASTLDCSFGMKLASEPVHRKRKDDCVCEDSVSRESGQMEGKEDAEQQGEKKITVNEFLKIKSEGSINKEYRYESQCDLGRLELTTDNHITEEVEPTFSEAEEGSAMLCMSNSVRQLESKKIELSKEKVILLNNATSTSNVTSLDNIAQQIQSDLNSIEKRLPDCQSAGGHEHTLVSNRKISLSDPYIHKKLQTQDLSQINKTVFQQQILAQKCETKSFASKRKISLQAGNDRICQKPCKDFTPIIPPKFPRLATCQKLALCKESGSLEKFRRVYGKSDELKLSSQETQNNTRLSRTDGFVLNSQNLLVCQKDQQNGGVLETEETRSILRGPPTLSAFTGLKLVSRQNRGKTSLAAKLNHLKQHRTDDSKVLAHLSRTALQDNTCHSGNDGSQDSNNKDNDCGLNPEPVPGCRTNPLPAEKEVVTTSGDWLHHYDTSVGKTVYVNKVTGLSRYEDPPAEDTQVCCTSDVSNMAVSVISETGMEPRCYPFQIDLVLPFLPKSRTDRVISSGLDDRGTPQTDLTADYANSESSNSLALLYSKWNNPVFVRPPTVGVDISSGQADGLAVKIHNILFPYRFSKAMICSMKVIHQVDKKFLACLINTREGEPAALNETEGNLLVLVDQHAAHERVRLEHLVADSYENDPDAPGEKRLCSSTIFPPLEISVTEEELRLLRSCQAHLQCLGLEVKFSQTADPHIFVRKVPLCFMEKESNEIRRGRPSVIKPIVEEYLQEQIELLRSTGRMRGTLPLTVLKVLASLACHGAIKFNDSLSRDECHSLVASLSSCQLPFQCAHGRPSIAPLVDTLHLDKDEKELQKPNLQKLRRMYKAWELYGNR from the exons ATGATTAAGTGCTTGACTAAAGAGGTTCAGGGGAAACTTCGCTCCGGTGTCGCCATCCCCTCGCTTCAGCAGTGTTTAGAGGAGCTTATCCTAAACAGCATCGATGCACAGGCGACCTGTGTGGGAGTCAGGATGGACATGGAGGCCTACAAAGTTCAGGTAATCGACAACGGTGCCGGGATTAACGCTGAGGATATGGAGTTAGTGGGAAACCGATACCACACAAGCAAGTGCAGCTCTGTTGAAGACCTGGACAACCTCAGGTGGTATGGTTTTAGAGGAGAAGCCCTGGCGAGCTTAGTTTCCCTCGCAACATTAGTTGAAATCTCATCCCGGACCAGATCGTCAGTGAAAACTCATGTCAAAATCTTCAAGGATGGAAAGGGCATGGATGTGTTTGAAGCAGATACTGCTCGACCTTCTGCGGGGACAACTGTTGTTATTTGTAACTTCCTCCACAACATGCCAGTCCGGAGGAAGAGGATGGATGCTGTCCTGGAGGGCGAGAGGATCAGACACAGAGTGGAGGCTATATCTCTGATGCATCCCTCTGTGTCTTTCACCCTGAAGAATGACTGCACAGGAGCCATGATGGTGCAGCTTCCTAAAGCTCGAAACACCTACCACAGGTTTATTCAGATGCACAGTCTTGGACGAGGACAGAAACTTGGAGAAATCAGCTACACACACGGACAGTTTGAAGTGACCGGTTACATTGGCAAAGAAGGCCACTACAACAACAGCTTACAGTTCCTGTATGTAAATGACAGACTGCTGCTGAAAACACGGATGCACAAACTCCTGAACTTTCTCCTACGCAGACTGAGCAGTTCAAATCAGAAAAATGGCAGTCCAGATGGGCAGTCCACAATCAGGAGTCCAAAGCACAAACGAAGCCAAGAGCTGCATGGAGTATACATCATCAATATCAAATGCTCTTACTCAGAGTATGACATATGTCTTGAGCCTGCCAAAACTCTAATAGAGTTTAAAGATTGGGACCGCATTTTGCTCTGTATTGAAGAAGCAGTAAAAGCGTTCATGAGCAGGGAGAATTTGGTGGCAGAGCTTTCTCAGGAAGACTTGGATTACTTACCTCCAGAACTGTTTGGCACACACAATACAGATAGTGGCAATGGTGCTTCCACACTAGATTGCAGTTTTGGAATGAAACTGGCATCTGAGCCTGTTCATCGAAAGCGCAAAGATGACTGTGTATGTGAGGACAGTGTTAGCCGGGAGTCTGGTCAGATGGAGGGCAAAGAAGACGCTGAACAACAGGGGGAGAAAAAGATAACTGTAAATGagtttttaaagataaaaagtgAAGGAAGCATAAACAAAGAATATAGATATGAGTCACAGTGTGATCTTGGTAGACTTGAACTTACAACTGATAATCACATTACTGAAGAAGTGGAGCCAACATTCAGTGAAGCAGAGGAAGGCTCTGCAATGTTATGTATGTCAAATTCCGTCAGACAActagaaagtaaaaaaattgaactctcaaaagaaaaagtaatacTTTTAAATAATGCTACCTCAACCAGCAACGTGACTTCGCTAGACAACATCGCTCAACAAATTCAGTCTGATTTAAACAGCATTGAGAAACGCTTACCTGACTGCCAGAGTGCAGGAGGACATGAACATACTTTAGTAAGTAACAGAAAGATCAGTCTGTCTGATccatacattcacaaaaagctGCAGACTCAGGACCTATCCCAAATCAACAAGACAGTATTTCAGCAGCAAATCTTAGCGcagaaatgtgaaacaaaatcCTTTGCATCAAAACGCAAAATCTCACTGCAGGCGGGCAATGACCGAATTTGTCAGAAACCATGCAAAGACTTCACTCCTATCATTCCCCCCAAATTTCCCAGACTTGCAACTTGTCAAAAGTTGGCCTTGTGCAAGGAGTCTGGATCCCTTGAGAAGTTTAGAAGAGTATATGGAAAATCTGATGAACTAAAATTATCCTCTCAAGAGACTCAGAATAACACTAGACTTTCTCGTACGGACGGCTTTGTTTTGAATTCCCAGAATTTGTTGGTTTGCCAGAAAGATCAGCAAAATGGTGGAGTTCTAGAAACAGAAGAGACGCGGAGCATCCTTCGAGGCCCACCAACCCTCTCAGCATTCACCGGGTTAAAACTAGTCTCAAGGCAGAATAGAGGCAAAACATCTTTAGCAGCTAAACTCAACCATTTGAAACAACACAGAACAGACGATTCAAAAGTATTGGCACATCTGTCCAGGACTGCTTTGCAGGACAATACCTGTCATAGTGGTAATGATGGTAGCCAAGACAGCAATAACAAGGACAATGACTGTGGTTTGAATCCTGAGCCAGTCCCAGGTTGCAGGACAAATCCTCTGCCGGCTGAGAAGGAAGTGGTTACGACATCGGGGGACTGGCTTCATCACTACGATACATCTGTGGGAAAGACAGTTTATGTCAACAAAGTGACTGGACTTAGCCGATACGAAGACCCGCCTGCTGAAGACACACAAGTGTGCTGTACATCTGACGTCTCCAATATGGCTGTTAGTGTCATCTCTGAAACGG GGATGGAACCCAGATGCTACCCATTTCAGATTGATCTAGTGTTGCCCTTCCTACCAAAATCCAGGACAGATAGAGTGATTAGTTCAGGGCTTGATGACAGAGGTACCCCACAGACTGATCTGACTGCGGACT ATGCCAATAGTGAGAGCTCCAACTCACTTGCGTTGTTGTACTCAAAATGGAATAATCCCGTATTTGTTCGACCTCCTACG GTTGGTGTGGACATATCGAGTGGGCAAGCTGACGGACTGGCTGTCAAGATCCACAACATCCTTTTTCCATACCGTTTTTCTAAGGCCATGATTTGCTCAATGAAg GTCATTCATCAAGTGGATAAGAAGTTCCTTGCATGTCTTATCAATACAAGGGAGGGAGAGCCTGCAGCACTCAATGAAACTGAAG GAAACCTTCTGGTGCTGGTGGATCAACACGCTGCACATGAGAGAGTTCGACTTGAACATCTAGTTGcag ATTCCTATGAGAATGACCCAGATGCACCAGGGGAGAAACGTTTGTGTTCATCCACCATTTTTCCACCTCTCGAGATCAGTGTAACAGAAGAAGAGCTTAGGCTGCTTAG GTCTTGTCAGGCACATTTGCAGTGTTTGGGCCTAGAAGTGAAGTTCTCACAGACAGCAGATCCACACATTTTTGTAAGGAAGGTACCACTGTGCTTCATGGAAAAGGAGAGTAATGAGATCAGGCGGGGGAGACCATCTGTTATCAAGCCTATTGTTGAG GAGTATCTTCAAGAGCAGATTGag TTACTCCGCTCGACTGGTCGAATGAGAGGAACCCTTCCTCTCACTGTGCTGAAGGTGCTAGCCTCCCTAGCATGCCATG GTGCCATCAAATTCAATGACAGCCTGAGTAGAGATGAATGCCACAGCTTGGTGGCGTCCTTGTCCTCCTGCCAGCTGCCCTTCCAGTGCGCCCATGGCCGTCCCTCCATTGCTCCCTTAGTAGACACCCTCCATTTGGACAAAGATGAAAAG GAATTACAGAAACCCAACCTCCAAAAGCTAAGAAGAATGTATAAGGCGTGGGAACTATATGGAAATAGATAA
- the fosaa gene encoding proto-oncogene c-Fos isoform X1: MDSVSPTCRTESPVGTLFQKTPEEASSPASSLESNAKELCRDMSVEDAPFVPTVTAISSTPDFQWMVQPTIITSVSPSLRSRKANEPQSSHQATPKVGGNKGKNAVRKGKTEQLSPEEEEKKRIRRERNKMAAAKCRNRRRELTDTLQTETDKLEEEKAALEMEIANLLKEKERLEFILATHKPGCQMSDELDSIFQEPTGSPGLPPSPDEDRLPEDGTQEAPSLQDMDIPSDPSTAISGNSNILLCASAEINICDLESSLDIKEELLENMLPSLEEKTPMETARSVPDIDLSSSLGVSDWETLYKSVSSDLEPLSTPVVTSTPTCSSYLSVFTFACPELDSLTEGLDSHKGGGGITESVDLLNSPTLLAL, translated from the exons ATGGATTCAGTTTCCCCCACCTGCCGGACAGAGTCTCCTGTCGGGACACTCTTCCAGAAGACGCCAGAAGAAGCGAGCTCTCCAGCTTCCTCCTTAGAGAGCAATGCAAAG GAGCTCTGCCGAGACATGAGTGTTGAAGATGCTCCATTTGTTCCAACAGTCACTGCAATATCCTCTACCCCAGATTTCCAGTGGATGGTCCAGCCTACGATTATTACATCTGTCTCCCCGTCTCTGCGTAGCAGGAAAGCCAATGAACCACAAAGCTCTCACCAGGCAACACCCAAAGTGGGCGGGAACAAGGGCAAAAATGCTGTCAGAAAGGGGAAAACAGAGCAG CTGTCtccagaggaggaagagaaaaagaggataAGGAGGGAGAGGAATAAAATGGCTGCAGCAAAGTGTCGCAACAGACGGCGGGAACTCACTGATACACTGCAAACT GAGACCGATAagctggaggaggaaaaagCAGCCCTGGAGATGGAAATAGCCAATCTTCTCAAAGAGAAAGAGCGACTTGAATTTATCCTCGCCACACATAAACCAGGGTGCCAAATGTCAGACGAGTTGGATTCTATTTTCCAGGAGCCCACGGGGTCCCCGGGGCTGCCGCCCAGCCCAGACGAGGACAGACTTCCAGAGGATGGCACACAGGAAGCTCCTTCGCTCCAGGACATGGACATCCCCAGTGATCCGTCAACAgccatctctgggaactccaaTATCTTGCTGTGTGCCAGTGCTGAAATCAACATCTGCGATCTTGAGTCCTCTCTGGACATTAAAGAGGAGCTGCTGGAAAATATGTTGCCCAGTTTGGAGGAGAAAACCCCCATGGAGACGGCTCGATCCGTGCCTGACATAGATCTGAGCAGTTCTCTTGGGGTCTCGGACTGGGAGACCCTGTACAAGTCTGTTTCCAGCGACCTGGAGCCTCTCAGCACTCCTGTGGTGACCTCCACCCCCACCTGTAGCAGTTACCtgtctgtgtttacatttgCGTGTCCCGAGCTAGACTCTCTCACAGAGGGACTAGACAGTCATAAAGGTGGAGGGGGCATAACAGAATCTGTTGATCTCCTCAACTCTCCAACTCTCCTAGCCTTATAA
- the fosaa gene encoding proto-oncogene c-Fos isoform X2 — protein MSVEDAPFVPTVTAISSTPDFQWMVQPTIITSVSPSLRSRKANEPQSSHQATPKVGGNKGKNAVRKGKTEQLSPEEEEKKRIRRERNKMAAAKCRNRRRELTDTLQTETDKLEEEKAALEMEIANLLKEKERLEFILATHKPGCQMSDELDSIFQEPTGSPGLPPSPDEDRLPEDGTQEAPSLQDMDIPSDPSTAISGNSNILLCASAEINICDLESSLDIKEELLENMLPSLEEKTPMETARSVPDIDLSSSLGVSDWETLYKSVSSDLEPLSTPVVTSTPTCSSYLSVFTFACPELDSLTEGLDSHKGGGGITESVDLLNSPTLLAL, from the exons ATGAGTGTTGAAGATGCTCCATTTGTTCCAACAGTCACTGCAATATCCTCTACCCCAGATTTCCAGTGGATGGTCCAGCCTACGATTATTACATCTGTCTCCCCGTCTCTGCGTAGCAGGAAAGCCAATGAACCACAAAGCTCTCACCAGGCAACACCCAAAGTGGGCGGGAACAAGGGCAAAAATGCTGTCAGAAAGGGGAAAACAGAGCAG CTGTCtccagaggaggaagagaaaaagaggataAGGAGGGAGAGGAATAAAATGGCTGCAGCAAAGTGTCGCAACAGACGGCGGGAACTCACTGATACACTGCAAACT GAGACCGATAagctggaggaggaaaaagCAGCCCTGGAGATGGAAATAGCCAATCTTCTCAAAGAGAAAGAGCGACTTGAATTTATCCTCGCCACACATAAACCAGGGTGCCAAATGTCAGACGAGTTGGATTCTATTTTCCAGGAGCCCACGGGGTCCCCGGGGCTGCCGCCCAGCCCAGACGAGGACAGACTTCCAGAGGATGGCACACAGGAAGCTCCTTCGCTCCAGGACATGGACATCCCCAGTGATCCGTCAACAgccatctctgggaactccaaTATCTTGCTGTGTGCCAGTGCTGAAATCAACATCTGCGATCTTGAGTCCTCTCTGGACATTAAAGAGGAGCTGCTGGAAAATATGTTGCCCAGTTTGGAGGAGAAAACCCCCATGGAGACGGCTCGATCCGTGCCTGACATAGATCTGAGCAGTTCTCTTGGGGTCTCGGACTGGGAGACCCTGTACAAGTCTGTTTCCAGCGACCTGGAGCCTCTCAGCACTCCTGTGGTGACCTCCACCCCCACCTGTAGCAGTTACCtgtctgtgtttacatttgCGTGTCCCGAGCTAGACTCTCTCACAGAGGGACTAGACAGTCATAAAGGTGGAGGGGGCATAACAGAATCTGTTGATCTCCTCAACTCTCCAACTCTCCTAGCCTTATAA
- the jdp2a gene encoding jun dimerization protein 2, whose protein sequence is MQRFPLFKIYSRPSADQKKGHLLHLGSKSAVVTAESDAMPGQIPDPSVTAGSLPSLGPLAGISATTLTDKLKFGDFQEFGTMLSPLHFLDSLGKRPLVIKAERDEEDDRRKRRREKNKVAAARCRNKKKERTDYLQKESDRLEMLNSDLKAQIEELKLERQQLILMLNRHRPTCIVRTDSIKTPESEANPLLQHLEAK, encoded by the exons ATGCAACGATTTCCACTTTTTAAAATCTACTCTCGACCCTCGGCTGACCAGAAGAAAGGACATTTGTTGCACCTGGGATCAAAGTCAG CTGTGGTCACGGCCGAGTCTGACGCGATGCCAGGACAAATCCCAGATCCCTCTGTGACAGCAGGCTCACTGCCCAGCCTGGGCCCACTGGCTGGGATCTCAGCCACCACACTGACTGACAAGCTCAAATTTGGGGACTTCCAGGAGTTCGGTACAATGCTGTCACCTCTGCACTTCCTGGACAGTCTGGGGAAAAGGCCCCTAGTGATCAAAGCAGAG AGAGATGAAGAGGACGACAGGAGGAAACGAAGgcgagagaaaaacaaagtggcTGCAGCTCGATGtcgaaacaaaaagaaagagagaacagaTTATCTACAAAAG GAATCAGATAGACTAGAGATGTTAAACTCTGACCTTAAGGCCCAGATTGAAGAGCTGAAGCTGGAACGACAGCAACTGATCCTCATGCTCAACCGACATCGCCCCACCTGTATTGTCAGGACGGACAGCATCAAAACCCCGGAGAGCGAGGCCAACCCCCTGCTGCAGCACCTGGAGGCCAAGTGA